In a genomic window of Streptomyces noursei ATCC 11455:
- a CDS encoding acyltransferase family protein, with protein sequence MQRDVQIDHNESQRPRKSLGLGSRAGHSRFLEKKQSDAARADGESGAEKTSASTSDASIPRIVGMPSLTGMRAFAAAVVFTCHSIAQFYIAPGETSRSLAMFLLPIGQAAVSFFFLLSGFVLMSNPRKNDTLLAFWRRRAFRVYPNHLVTWCVGLALLVISGQQVSASIAAPSLLLVHDWYPATDLSAVLSQGVNPISWSLSCEVFLYLCFPLLAWVVGRLSRRGLWLTAGVLVAVVFCVPFVSGVIPGAPLPGVNYNLLQFYFVYAAPPVRMLEFMLGMVLARMVHEKMWPGIRLWAATAFCVAGYAAAGMVTERSGKPLLFTMVAMTIVPMAVMVATAAATDLSLRPSFLRNRVLVWLGQISFAFYLVHYLILQHGFTKVTSKLQPGLPGAIGIAVVFFGICVLAAWLLYTFVERPISQWRWGGDPRGGGDKATSLVAEVRS encoded by the coding sequence TTGCAGCGCGACGTCCAGATCGATCATAACGAGAGCCAACGGCCGCGTAAGTCGTTAGGTTTAGGTTCGCGAGCCGGTCACAGCCGCTTTCTGGAGAAAAAACAGTCCGATGCCGCGCGGGCTGACGGAGAGTCCGGCGCGGAAAAGACTTCCGCCTCCACATCCGACGCATCCATTCCACGCATTGTTGGAATGCCTTCACTGACCGGGATGCGCGCCTTCGCGGCGGCAGTGGTTTTCACCTGCCACTCAATCGCCCAGTTCTATATCGCCCCGGGCGAGACTTCCCGCTCGCTCGCCATGTTCCTGCTACCCATCGGCCAGGCGGCGGTCTCCTTCTTCTTTCTACTCAGCGGCTTTGTCCTGATGAGCAATCCGCGCAAGAACGACACGCTCTTGGCCTTCTGGCGGCGCCGCGCGTTCCGCGTCTACCCGAACCATCTGGTCACCTGGTGCGTCGGTCTGGCGCTGCTGGTCATCTCCGGTCAACAGGTGTCCGCTAGCATCGCGGCTCCCAGCCTGCTGCTGGTGCATGACTGGTACCCGGCTACCGACCTGTCGGCGGTGCTCAGCCAGGGCGTCAACCCCATCTCCTGGTCGCTGTCCTGCGAAGTCTTCCTGTACTTGTGCTTCCCGCTGCTGGCCTGGGTGGTCGGCCGCCTGTCCCGGCGCGGGCTGTGGCTGACGGCGGGCGTGCTGGTCGCGGTGGTCTTCTGCGTCCCGTTCGTGTCCGGCGTGATACCCGGGGCCCCGCTGCCCGGCGTGAACTACAACCTGCTCCAGTTCTACTTCGTCTACGCCGCACCGCCGGTGCGGATGCTTGAGTTCATGCTCGGCATGGTGCTGGCACGCATGGTGCACGAGAAGATGTGGCCAGGCATCAGGCTGTGGGCCGCGACGGCCTTCTGCGTCGCCGGCTATGCCGCAGCCGGCATGGTCACGGAGCGCAGCGGAAAGCCGCTGCTGTTCACCATGGTCGCCATGACGATCGTCCCGATGGCCGTGATGGTGGCCACCGCCGCCGCAACGGACCTGTCGCTGCGTCCCTCCTTCCTGCGCAACCGGGTACTGGTCTGGCTCGGCCAGATCTCGTTCGCGTTCTACCTGGTGCACTACCTGATCCTGCAGCACGGCTTCACCAAGGTCACCAGCAAGCTGCAACCGGGGCTTCCCGGGGCGATCGGTATCGCCGTGGTGTTCTTCGGAATCTGTGTGCTCGCGGCCTGGCTGCTGTACACGTTCGTGGAACGGCCGATCTCGCAGTGGCGGTGGGGCGGCGATCCACGCGGCGGCGGGGACAAGGCGACGTCCTTGGTGGCGGAGGTTCGCTCGTGA
- a CDS encoding dTDP-4-dehydro-6-deoxyglucose aminotransferase: MKRSITDLALFGGPSAFLHPLYVGKPTVGDRARFFARLDWALDNNWLTNGGPLARELEDRIADLAGVKHCIATCNATIALELVLRASGVTGQVIMPSLTFAATPHSASWLGLEPVFCDVDPETGSIDPDLAASLITPETGAIIGVHLWGRAAPVDALAKVAAEHDVKLFYDAAHALGCTAGGQPIGGFGAAEVFSFHATKTVMSFEGGAVVTDDSVLADRIRVMHNFGIERDKTISSIGTNGKMSEAAAAMGLTSLDAFPATRERNRANYSLYRAELHGIPGISLITFDENEENNYQYVIMQVDQALTGLSRDRLQEILRAEKVLAQPYFSPACHQLKPYRTDPPLRLPHTERLSGRVLALPTGPSVSFEDIRRVCSVIRLCASHGEQVNALWDRQGSVTA; this comes from the coding sequence GTGAAGCGGAGCATCACCGACCTTGCGCTCTTCGGTGGCCCGTCGGCTTTCTTGCACCCTCTCTACGTGGGCAAGCCGACGGTCGGCGACCGGGCGAGGTTCTTCGCGCGCCTGGACTGGGCGCTGGACAACAACTGGCTCACCAACGGCGGCCCGCTGGCCCGGGAGTTGGAGGACCGAATCGCCGACCTCGCCGGCGTGAAGCACTGCATAGCTACCTGCAACGCCACCATCGCACTTGAGCTCGTCCTGCGTGCCAGTGGCGTCACCGGCCAGGTGATCATGCCGTCGCTGACATTCGCCGCCACTCCGCACTCCGCGAGCTGGCTCGGCCTGGAGCCGGTGTTCTGCGACGTCGACCCCGAAACCGGCTCCATCGACCCGGACCTGGCCGCCTCGTTGATCACACCGGAGACCGGCGCCATCATCGGGGTTCACCTGTGGGGCCGGGCTGCGCCCGTGGACGCATTGGCGAAGGTCGCGGCGGAGCACGACGTGAAGTTGTTCTACGACGCCGCCCATGCGCTGGGCTGTACCGCCGGCGGCCAGCCGATCGGCGGTTTCGGCGCAGCGGAGGTGTTCAGTTTCCACGCCACCAAGACGGTGATGTCGTTCGAGGGCGGCGCCGTGGTAACCGACGACAGCGTGCTCGCAGACCGGATCCGCGTCATGCACAACTTCGGCATCGAACGCGACAAGACAATCAGCAGCATCGGCACCAACGGCAAGATGAGTGAAGCCGCCGCGGCGATGGGCCTGACCTCGCTCGACGCTTTCCCCGCAACCAGAGAACGCAACCGCGCGAACTACTCGCTCTACCGCGCGGAACTGCACGGCATACCGGGCATCAGCCTGATCACGTTCGACGAGAACGAGGAGAACAACTACCAGTACGTCATCATGCAGGTTGACCAGGCGCTCACTGGGCTGTCCCGCGACCGGCTCCAGGAGATCCTGCGTGCCGAGAAGGTGCTGGCACAGCCGTACTTCTCCCCCGCCTGTCACCAGCTGAAGCCGTATCGGACCGACCCACCGCTGCGCTTGCCGCACACCGAGCGCCTTTCGGGGCGCGTACTGGCCCTGCCCACCGGCCCCTCGGTGTCCTTCGAGGACATTCGCCGGGTGTGCAGCGTCATCCGGCTGTGCGCATCCCATGGCGAGCAGGTCAACGCGCTGTGGGACCGGCAGGGTTCCGTCACGGCGTGA
- the desII gene encoding dTDP-4-amino-4,6-dideoxy-D-glucose ammonia-lyase encodes MNVNDAWSTVHMSTTATAVMADTAVENVAIPGSDRAATARLLAPEITRLTGDPSDTAREHAEHLISLAVLYGTHPFTPLEQARTMLGLDRAPFGRLLEVFQRIPALRTAVERGPSGKYWTNTINPLNRAGALDAATYHRTAFPYSVGLYPGPTCMFRCHFCVRVTGARYEPSSIQEGNRIFRSVIDEVPTENRTALYFSGGLEPLTNPGIGGLVAHGASRGFDMTMYTNSFALTESTLARQPDLWSLGAIRTSLYGLDNDEYQATTTKPKAFDRVKRNLRGVMRMRAERGSQLRLGLNYIVLPGRADRLRALVDFVAELNEASPDRPLDFVTVREDYSGRDDGRLSEPERDQLRRTLDEFFDYARQQAPGLRIDLGYALESLRMGSETELIRIRPQTMRPTAHPQVAVQVDLLGDVYLYREAGFPELDGAQRYIAGRVTPRTSLREVVETFIQDNKRIEPRPGDEYFLDGFDQAVTARLNQLERDIADGWGEHRGFLRAARPESDGNG; translated from the coding sequence GTGAACGTCAACGATGCTTGGAGCACTGTTCACATGAGCACCACAGCAACGGCGGTCATGGCAGACACCGCCGTGGAGAACGTGGCGATCCCCGGCAGCGACCGCGCGGCAACCGCCCGTCTCCTCGCGCCCGAGATCACCCGACTGACCGGCGATCCGAGCGATACCGCGCGGGAACACGCGGAGCACTTGATCTCTCTCGCGGTCCTGTATGGCACCCACCCGTTCACGCCCCTGGAGCAGGCGCGTACCATGCTCGGCCTGGACCGCGCGCCGTTCGGCAGGCTGCTGGAGGTGTTCCAGCGAATACCCGCACTGCGTACGGCCGTTGAGCGCGGGCCGTCCGGGAAGTACTGGACGAACACGATCAACCCACTGAACCGCGCAGGCGCGTTGGACGCAGCGACCTACCACCGGACGGCTTTCCCCTACAGCGTAGGTCTCTACCCGGGGCCGACGTGTATGTTCCGCTGCCACTTCTGCGTCAGGGTCACCGGCGCCCGGTACGAACCCTCTTCGATCCAGGAGGGCAACCGCATCTTCAGGTCGGTCATCGACGAGGTGCCTACCGAGAACCGCACCGCGCTCTACTTCTCCGGTGGCCTGGAACCGCTGACCAACCCCGGCATCGGTGGCCTGGTCGCGCACGGCGCGAGTCGTGGCTTCGACATGACGATGTACACGAACTCCTTCGCACTCACCGAGAGCACCCTGGCCAGGCAGCCGGACCTCTGGTCGCTCGGCGCGATTCGCACCTCACTCTACGGCCTGGACAACGACGAGTACCAAGCGACCACGACGAAGCCCAAAGCGTTCGACCGAGTCAAGCGAAACCTGCGGGGTGTCATGAGGATGCGGGCCGAACGCGGCTCGCAGCTCAGGCTGGGGCTGAACTACATCGTGCTGCCGGGGCGTGCGGACCGGCTTCGGGCACTCGTGGACTTCGTCGCCGAGCTCAACGAGGCTTCCCCCGATCGCCCGCTGGACTTTGTCACGGTTCGCGAGGACTACAGTGGCCGCGACGACGGGCGGCTCTCCGAACCCGAACGTGACCAGCTCCGACGCACGCTCGATGAGTTCTTCGACTACGCCCGGCAGCAGGCACCCGGCCTGCGCATCGACCTGGGGTACGCACTGGAGAGCCTGCGCATGGGTTCGGAGACCGAGCTCATCCGCATCCGGCCGCAGACCATGCGCCCGACGGCGCACCCGCAGGTCGCCGTCCAGGTGGACCTGCTGGGTGATGTGTACCTGTACCGCGAGGCCGGCTTCCCCGAGCTCGATGGGGCACAGCGGTACATCGCGGGGCGGGTCACACCCCGGACCAGCCTGCGTGAGGTCGTCGAGACGTTCATCCAGGACAACAAGCGGATTGAACCCCGCCCGGGGGACGAGTATTTCCTCGACGGTTTCGACCAGGCCGTCACGGCGCGTCTGAACCAGCTGGAACGAGACATCGCCGATGGGTGGGGCGAGCATCGGGGATTCCTCCGTGCGGCCCGCCCCGAGTCGGACGGGAACGGGTGA
- a CDS encoding dTDP-4-dehydrorhamnose 3,5-epimerase family protein, with the protein MQFRELAVTGGFVFAPQPLQDKRGMFVSPLQEKPFLTAVGHPFPVAQSNHIASAKGVLRGLHFTTAPPGQEKYVYCMRGRALDVIVDLRVGSPTFGRWDAVELDSQSFRAVYFPKGTGHAFLSLEDDTVMSYLVSTGYRPELEQAIDPHDGDLRLPWPTDIDIILSERDLVAPSFREAHEAGLLPQYADCR; encoded by the coding sequence ATGCAGTTCCGCGAGTTGGCGGTCACCGGAGGATTTGTGTTTGCTCCCCAGCCTCTCCAGGACAAGCGGGGCATGTTTGTCTCCCCGTTGCAGGAGAAACCGTTCCTCACCGCGGTCGGTCACCCGTTTCCGGTAGCGCAGTCCAACCACATCGCGTCAGCGAAGGGAGTACTGCGCGGACTGCACTTCACCACTGCTCCGCCCGGACAGGAGAAGTACGTCTACTGCATGCGGGGGCGTGCGCTCGACGTCATCGTGGACCTGCGAGTGGGGTCGCCGACCTTCGGCCGGTGGGACGCGGTCGAGTTGGATTCACAGTCCTTCCGGGCCGTGTACTTCCCCAAGGGCACCGGACACGCCTTCCTCTCCCTCGAGGATGACACCGTGATGTCGTACCTGGTCAGCACCGGCTACCGGCCGGAGCTGGAACAGGCCATCGACCCCCACGACGGGGACCTCCGGCTGCCCTGGCCAACTGATATCGACATCATCCTGTCCGAGCGGGACCTCGTCGCGCCGAGCTTCCGCGAGGCGCACGAAGCTGGTCTCCTCCCGCAATACGCCGACTGTCGGTAG
- the rfbA gene encoding glucose-1-phosphate thymidylyltransferase RfbA, translating to MRGIVLAGGTGSRLWPATQAVSKQLMPVFDKPMIYYPLSTLMMAGIREILLITNPHEQGQFQQLLGDGSHLGLQLSYAVQERPEGIAQAFLIGADFIGDRPVALILGDNIFHGGGLGARLREQTDPKGGRIFAYPVADPRSYGVIEFDEDGKVVSIEEKPAKPKSRYATAGLYFYDNQVLDIARSVQPSARGELEITAVNEAYLQREQLTVTVLDRGTAWLDTGTFTTLVQASEYVRVIEERQGFKIGCVEEIAWRCGYIDEEQLRKLSRPLLNSGYGQYLLSLVDDASGD from the coding sequence ATGCGAGGCATAGTTCTTGCCGGCGGCACCGGCTCCCGACTCTGGCCGGCGACCCAAGCTGTCTCCAAACAGCTTATGCCGGTCTTCGACAAGCCGATGATCTACTACCCGCTGAGCACCTTAATGATGGCAGGAATCCGCGAGATCCTGCTGATCACCAATCCGCACGAGCAGGGGCAGTTCCAGCAGCTGCTCGGTGACGGCTCGCACCTCGGCCTGCAGCTGTCTTATGCAGTGCAGGAGCGACCCGAGGGAATCGCCCAGGCCTTCCTGATCGGTGCCGACTTCATAGGTGACAGGCCGGTCGCACTCATCCTCGGGGACAATATCTTTCACGGCGGTGGCCTGGGGGCCCGGCTGCGCGAGCAGACTGATCCGAAAGGCGGCCGAATTTTCGCCTATCCGGTGGCCGACCCCAGGTCCTACGGAGTAATCGAGTTCGACGAGGACGGGAAGGTGGTGTCGATTGAGGAGAAGCCGGCCAAGCCGAAGTCTCGGTACGCCACCGCTGGACTGTACTTCTACGACAACCAAGTCCTGGACATTGCGCGAAGTGTGCAACCGAGCGCCCGGGGCGAATTAGAGATCACCGCCGTCAACGAGGCGTACTTGCAGCGGGAACAACTCACCGTGACTGTTCTCGACCGCGGTACCGCCTGGTTGGACACCGGTACGTTCACCACCCTGGTTCAGGCCTCTGAATACGTACGAGTCATAGAAGAGCGGCAAGGCTTCAAAATCGGCTGTGTCGAGGAGATCGCCTGGCGTTGCGGCTACATCGATGAGGAGCAACTGCGCAAGCTGAGCCGTCCCCTGCTCAACAGCGGATACGGGCAATACCTCCTCAGTCTGGTCGACGACGCCTCGGGAGACTGA
- the rfbB gene encoding dTDP-glucose 4,6-dehydratase has product MRLLVTGGAGFIGSEFVRSLLSITDSSTHGIQVTVLDKLTYAGVAANLDPVVDHPGYTFVHGDICDARLVDQVMAGHDAVVHFAAESHVDRSIAGAEPFVMTNVMGTQLLLDAAVRHRIGRFVHVSTDEVYGSISTGSWTEDCPVEPNSPYAASKAGSDLLALAYHRTYGLDVVVTRCSNNYGPYQFPEKLIPLFVTNLLDSKKVPLYGTGHNVREWVHVSDHCHGIELALRSGRAGEIYHLGGGTELTNEELTQLLLKATDSSWDMVEQVPDRQGHDLRYSLNCDKAANELGYAPRVRFEEGLDETVSWYRDNRHWWMPLRGKA; this is encoded by the coding sequence ATGCGTCTTCTCGTAACCGGCGGCGCCGGCTTCATTGGTTCAGAATTCGTCCGCTCTCTCCTCTCGATAACCGATTCCAGTACGCATGGGATTCAGGTCACCGTCCTCGACAAGCTCACCTACGCGGGTGTGGCGGCCAACCTCGACCCGGTGGTGGACCACCCCGGCTACACCTTCGTCCACGGCGACATATGCGACGCCCGCCTTGTCGACCAGGTGATGGCAGGCCACGACGCCGTCGTGCACTTCGCCGCCGAATCGCACGTCGACCGGTCGATAGCCGGGGCAGAGCCATTCGTCATGACCAATGTGATGGGCACTCAGCTGCTGCTGGACGCCGCTGTCAGACACCGAATCGGCCGCTTTGTGCACGTCTCGACGGACGAGGTGTACGGATCGATTTCGACTGGTTCGTGGACCGAGGACTGTCCAGTGGAACCCAACTCGCCGTACGCCGCCTCCAAGGCGGGCTCCGACCTCCTGGCCCTCGCCTATCACCGCACGTATGGCCTGGATGTCGTGGTTACCCGCTGCTCCAACAACTATGGTCCCTACCAGTTCCCCGAGAAACTCATTCCCCTCTTCGTCACCAACCTGCTCGACAGCAAGAAGGTGCCCCTGTACGGCACCGGGCACAACGTCCGTGAGTGGGTGCACGTCTCGGACCACTGCCACGGGATCGAGCTCGCCCTGCGTTCCGGACGGGCCGGCGAGATCTACCACCTGGGTGGTGGCACGGAGCTCACCAACGAAGAGCTGACCCAACTACTACTGAAAGCAACGGACTCGAGCTGGGACATGGTCGAGCAGGTTCCCGACCGCCAGGGACACGACCTGCGGTACTCCCTGAACTGCGACAAAGCGGCAAACGAACTGGGGTACGCGCCTCGCGTCCGATTCGAGGAAGGACTGGACGAAACGGTCAGTTGGTACCGGGACAACCGGCACTGGTGGATGCCGCTCAGAGGGAAGGCGTAG
- a CDS encoding NAD-dependent epimerase/dehydratase family protein, which translates to MQNGQTLKSLAEFDLCSKGCSKPRVVVLGASGFLGSAVISELALLPIQLRAVARSRTLVPDGAQADIEVCTVDLAEPGAVTKAVDGADAIIHLAADIGGEGAWRAAGSSERQEQVNVGLMHELVGSLPSREIPPVVVFASTLQAESAAGQNVYVQQKVAAEEALGKATAGGVVRGVVLRLSTLYGCSVLSGSTGRGVIAAMARRAAAGEPLTMWHDGSVKRDLLHVSDAARAFVASLRHAEALSGGRWVVGTGRMERLGEVFTTLAGAVAEQTGGQPVPVVSVDPPDYADAGDFHTVDADPTAFREATRWRPRVALRDGLDAVAAAAAKDPGASARL; encoded by the coding sequence GTGCAGAATGGACAGACTTTGAAGTCCCTTGCTGAATTCGACCTTTGCTCAAAAGGCTGTAGCAAACCCCGGGTTGTGGTACTCGGCGCATCCGGCTTCCTCGGGTCCGCCGTCATCAGTGAACTCGCCCTCCTGCCCATCCAATTGCGCGCCGTGGCGCGCAGTCGGACCCTGGTGCCCGACGGGGCGCAGGCCGACATCGAGGTATGCACAGTCGACCTCGCCGAGCCGGGCGCCGTGACGAAGGCGGTCGACGGCGCGGACGCGATCATTCACCTAGCCGCCGACATAGGTGGTGAGGGGGCGTGGCGTGCGGCCGGGAGCAGTGAGCGGCAAGAGCAGGTGAACGTCGGCCTCATGCACGAGCTCGTCGGTTCGCTCCCCAGCCGCGAGATCCCCCCGGTCGTTGTCTTCGCCAGCACGCTGCAGGCCGAGTCGGCGGCTGGCCAGAACGTATACGTCCAACAGAAAGTCGCTGCCGAGGAGGCGCTGGGCAAGGCCACCGCCGGCGGTGTGGTGCGCGGCGTGGTGCTGCGGCTGTCCACGCTGTACGGCTGCAGTGTGCTGTCCGGGTCGACCGGGCGTGGGGTGATCGCGGCGATGGCGCGGCGCGCTGCTGCCGGTGAGCCCCTCACCATGTGGCACGACGGCTCAGTCAAGCGCGACCTCCTGCACGTGAGCGACGCAGCACGGGCCTTTGTTGCGTCGCTGCGTCACGCAGAGGCACTCAGCGGAGGCCGCTGGGTGGTCGGGACCGGCCGCATGGAGCGCCTCGGCGAGGTGTTCACCACTCTCGCAGGCGCCGTGGCCGAGCAGACCGGGGGCCAGCCGGTGCCAGTCGTCTCGGTGGATCCCCCCGACTACGCCGATGCGGGCGACTTCCACACCGTGGACGCGGATCCCACCGCCTTCCGCGAGGCGACCCGGTGGCGGCCACGCGTCGCTCTGCGTGACGGGTTGGACGCGGTGGCAGCGGCGGCGGCAAAGGACCCGGGCGCGTCAGCCCGACTGTAG
- a CDS encoding macrolide family glycosyltransferase, whose amino-acid sequence MHFAFVVQPLYGHVNPTLPLVEELVRRGHRVSFATGHELVPLVERAGAEGVGLPTKMPEMPSSRDDFTTERFAEIARGITQDARDYFPMLNEHFERDRPDAVCYDWLTFTGQMLVDTIGVPGISLIPIFAANENYSMTAELIGDVPADIAAVMDQIEQERAAFAADHGVTASLDALNGKHVAALNLVFMPREFQLSEHTFDDRFRFLGPMLPSGETHDDWTPQYTDRPVLYISMGTLFNRDESFYKLCFEAFGDSRWQVAMSIGQRTAVSDLGDIPANFDVRQRFPQLSVLRQADAHISHAGMNSVMESLAHGVPMVALPQMAEQVGNASQSQELGLAYRLDPDDLTPERLRDAVERIVADGKVHTNLDAMRRVISNCGGAIAGADAIEAHVARAGMSAPAVLPATDPERQCAL is encoded by the coding sequence ATGCACTTTGCCTTCGTAGTTCAGCCACTCTACGGACACGTGAACCCAACGTTACCCTTGGTCGAGGAGCTCGTGCGGCGCGGTCATCGGGTCAGCTTTGCCACCGGGCACGAGTTAGTGCCGCTTGTCGAGCGGGCCGGTGCCGAGGGGGTCGGCCTGCCCACAAAGATGCCGGAGATGCCGTCCAGCCGGGACGACTTCACCACTGAACGTTTCGCCGAGATCGCCCGGGGCATCACACAGGACGCTCGGGACTATTTCCCCATGCTGAACGAGCATTTCGAGCGGGACCGGCCGGATGCCGTGTGCTACGACTGGCTGACGTTCACCGGGCAGATGCTGGTAGACACGATTGGTGTCCCCGGAATTTCTCTGATACCGATCTTTGCGGCCAATGAGAACTACTCCATGACAGCCGAGCTGATCGGCGACGTGCCCGCGGACATCGCCGCCGTCATGGACCAGATCGAACAAGAGCGGGCCGCGTTCGCCGCCGACCACGGGGTTACCGCCAGCCTGGACGCCCTCAACGGCAAGCACGTCGCTGCGTTGAACCTTGTCTTCATGCCCCGGGAGTTCCAGCTCTCCGAGCACACCTTCGACGACCGGTTCCGCTTCCTCGGGCCCATGCTGCCCTCGGGGGAAACCCACGACGACTGGACTCCGCAGTATACGGACCGCCCGGTGCTGTACATCTCGATGGGCACGCTGTTCAACCGCGATGAGAGCTTCTACAAGCTGTGCTTCGAGGCCTTCGGTGACAGCCGCTGGCAGGTGGCGATGTCCATCGGTCAGCGCACTGCCGTGTCGGACTTGGGTGATATCCCGGCCAACTTCGATGTGCGGCAGCGATTTCCCCAGCTGTCCGTGCTGCGCCAGGCCGACGCACACATCTCGCACGCCGGAATGAACTCCGTGATGGAGTCGCTGGCGCACGGCGTACCGATGGTCGCGCTGCCGCAGATGGCCGAACAGGTGGGCAACGCGTCCCAGTCGCAGGAGTTGGGCCTGGCGTACCGCCTCGATCCTGACGACCTGACGCCGGAGAGGCTACGTGATGCCGTCGAGCGCATCGTCGCCGACGGAAAGGTGCACACGAACCTCGACGCCATGCGGCGCGTCATCAGCAACTGCGGCGGCGCCATCGCGGGTGCCGATGCGATCGAGGCGCACGTGGCCCGTGCCGGTATGTCTGCCCCGGCCGTGCTCCCGGCCACCGACCCGGAACGGCAGTGTGCGCTGTGA
- the rfbB gene encoding dTDP-glucose 4,6-dehydratase, whose protein sequence is MLVTGGAGFIGANFVRSTLQHRPEYEIAVIDALIDPHFTRNLDDVKDSIAFRQGDVCDTAFVSALVEELGIEVIVHFAAESHNDNAYLFPSRFAHTNVMGTVSLLEVVRSTGVRLHHVSTDEVYGQLALDDTEAFTPDTPYRPRNYYSASKAGADHFVRAAWTQFQLPVTISHCSNNYGPYQHVEKFIPRTITELLVGGRPRLHGSGRHVREWIHVDDHCTAIHAILDRGRLGETYVVGSDDERDNRSIVELILELMGKPSDWVDYVPDRPSNDLRYASDASKLRTECEWMPLRTEFRKEMAGLIDWYRHNESWWWEMKTAVERRYGELGR, encoded by the coding sequence ATGCTGGTCACAGGCGGAGCGGGGTTCATCGGCGCGAACTTCGTGCGGAGTACTCTGCAGCACCGCCCCGAGTACGAGATCGCGGTCATCGACGCGCTGATCGATCCGCATTTCACGCGCAACCTGGACGACGTCAAGGACAGCATCGCGTTCCGTCAAGGTGACGTGTGCGACACCGCGTTCGTCTCCGCTCTCGTCGAAGAGCTGGGCATCGAGGTGATCGTCCACTTCGCTGCGGAGAGCCACAACGACAACGCCTACCTGTTTCCGAGCCGGTTCGCCCACACCAATGTCATGGGTACCGTCTCACTGCTGGAGGTCGTCCGCAGCACGGGCGTCCGCCTGCACCACGTATCTACCGATGAGGTGTACGGGCAGCTGGCTCTGGACGACACCGAGGCTTTCACCCCGGATACGCCCTACCGCCCCCGGAACTACTACAGCGCCAGCAAGGCCGGGGCGGATCACTTTGTGCGGGCCGCATGGACCCAGTTCCAGTTGCCTGTCACGATCAGCCACTGCTCGAACAACTATGGCCCGTACCAGCACGTCGAGAAGTTCATTCCCCGCACCATCACCGAGCTGCTCGTCGGGGGCAGACCGCGACTGCACGGATCCGGGCGGCATGTGCGGGAATGGATCCACGTGGACGACCACTGCACTGCCATCCACGCCATCCTCGATCGCGGCCGGCTCGGCGAGACCTATGTCGTCGGCTCGGACGACGAGCGGGACAACCGCAGCATCGTGGAATTGATCCTTGAGCTCATGGGAAAGCCGTCGGACTGGGTCGACTACGTCCCGGACCGGCCGAGCAACGACCTGCGCTACGCCAGCGACGCCAGCAAGCTGCGCACCGAGTGCGAGTGGATGCCGCTGCGGACCGAGTTCCGCAAGGAGATGGCGGGGCTGATCGACTGGTACCGCCACAACGAGTCGTGGTGGTGGGAGATGAAGACGGCCGTCGAGCGACGATATGGCGAACTCGGCCGATGA